A stretch of Phoenix dactylifera cultivar Barhee BC4 chromosome 16, palm_55x_up_171113_PBpolish2nd_filt_p, whole genome shotgun sequence DNA encodes these proteins:
- the LOC103696599 gene encoding chitinase 2-like yields the protein MASSNLLSSLLLLLLLQVLLTLLAPASAAGSNLFREYIGAEFKGVRFSDVPINPGVEFHFILSFAIDYTTDSPAPTNGRFNIFWDSDNLSPSQVAAIKQSHGNVKVALSLGGDSVGGGSAYFQPSSIDSWVSNAVSSLTGIIREYNLDGIDIDYEHFHADPDTFAECIGQLLTRLKNNGVISFASIAPFDDDEVQSHYLALWRKYGHVIDYVNFQFYAYDASTTVSQFLSYFAKQSSNYNGGKVLASFSTDGSGGLSPENGFFRACSSLRTQGKLHGIFIWSADDSKSNGFRYEKQSQNLLASAR from the coding sequence ATGGCTTCCTCaaacctcctctcttctctcctcctcctcctcctcctccaagtcCTCCTCACCCTTCTCGCACCAGCATCAGCTGCTGGCTCCAATCTCTTCAGAGAATACATCGGGGCCGAGTTCAAAGGCGTCCGGTTCTCCGATGTCCCCATTAACCCCGGTGTTGAATTCCATTTCATCCTCTCCTTCGCAATAGACTACACCACCGATTCCCCAGCTCCTACTAACGGGCGGTTCAACATCTTCTGGGACTCGGACAACCTCTCCCCCTCGCAGGTAGCTGCCATTAAGCAGAGCCATGGCAACGTTAAGGTTGCACTCAGCCTCGGCGGAGATAGCGTCGGCGGTGGCTCGGCATATTTCCAACCATCTTCCATAGATTCTTGGGTCAGCAATGCTGTCAGTTCGCTGACGGGAATCATCAGAGAGTACAATTTGGATGGTATTGATATCGACTATGAGCACTTCCATGCCGATCCCGATACTTTCGCAGAGTGTATCGGGCAGTTATTGACGAGGCTAAAGAACAACGGTGTCATCTCATTTGCTTCCATAGCTCCTTTTGATGACGATGAAGTCCAGAGCCATTACTTGGCCTTGTGGAGGAAGTATGGGCATGTCATAGACTATGTCAACTTCCAATTCTATGCCTACGATGCAAGCACGACGGTATCTCAGTTTCTGAGCTACTTCGCAAAACAGAGCTCCAACTATAATGGAGGGAAAGTATTGGCAAGTTTTTCCACGGATGGAAGTGGAGGGTTATCGCCGGAAAACGGGTTCTTCCGTGCATGCAGCAGCCTCAGGACGCAGGGAAAGCTTCATGGCATCTTTATTTGGTCTGCGGATGACTCCAAGAGCAACGGTTTCCGCTACGAGAAGCAATCGCAAAACTTGTTGGCAAGCGCTCGTTAA
- the LOC103696602 gene encoding chitinase 2-like, giving the protein MASSNLLSSLLLLLLLQVLLTLLAPASAAGSNLFREYIGAEFKGVRFSDVPINPGVEFHFILSFAIDYTTDSPAPTNGRFNIFWDTDNLSPAQVAAIKQSHGTVKVALSLGGDSVGSGSAYFQPSSIDSWVSNAVSSLTGIIRQYNLDGIDIDYEHFHADPDTFAECIGQLLTRLKNKGVISFASIAPFDDDEVQSHYLALWRKYGHVIDYVNFQFYAYDASTTVSQFLSYFAKQSSNYNGGKVLASFSTDGSGGLSPENGFFRACSSLRTQGKLHGIFIWSADDSKSNGFPYEKQSQNLLASAR; this is encoded by the coding sequence ATGGCTTCCTCaaacctcctctcttctctcctcctcctcctcctcctccaagtcCTCCTCACCCTTCTCGCACCAGCATCAGCTGCTGGCTCCAATCTCTTCAGAGAATACATCGGGGCCGAGTTCAAAGGCGTCCGGTTCtccgatgtccccatcaacccCGGTGTCGAATTCCACTTCATCCTCTCCTTCGCAATAGACTACACCACCGATTCCCCAGCTCCTACTAACGGGCGGTTCAACATCTTCTGGGACACTGACAACCTCTCCCCCGCGCAGGTAGCTGCCATTAAGCAGAGCCATGGCACCGTTAAGGTTGCACTCAGCCTCGGCGGAGATAGCGTCGGCAGTGGCTCGGCATATTTCCAACCATCTTCCATAGATTCTTGGGTCAGCAATGCTGTCAGTTCGCTGACGGGAATCATCAGACAGTACAATTTGGATGGTATTGATATCGACTATGAGCACTTCCATGCCGATCCCGATACTTTCGCAGAGTGTATCGGGCAGTTATTGACGAGGCTAAAGAACAAGGGTGTCATCTCATTTGCTTCCATAGCTCCTTTTGATGACGATGAAGTCCAGAGCCATTACTTGGCCTTGTGGAGGAAGTATGGGCATGTCATAGACTATGTCAACTTCCAATTCTATGCCTACGATGCAAGCACGACGGTATCTCAGTTTCTGAGCTACTTCGCAAAACAGAGCTCCAACTATAATGGAGGGAAAGTATTGGCAAGTTTTTCCACGGATGGAAGTGGAGGGTTATCGCCGGAAAACGGCTTCTTCCGTGCATGCAGCAGCCTCAGGACGCAGGGAAAGCTTCATGGCATCTTTATTTGGTCTGCGGATGACTCCAAGAGCAATGGTTTCCCCTACGAGAAGCAATCGCAAAACTTGTTGGCAAGCGCTCGTTAA